A genomic stretch from Edaphobacter aggregans includes:
- a CDS encoding DUF2007 domain-containing protein: MADIFHHGPEPTFADLYRPMSELELQELAADWHSLIDEARSALIAEFASRGLEFVEPLPLDDSSPEYRDLVTLRRYRDLSEAIVARAVVESAGIFCFLKDENLVRLDWQMSNLVGGIRLQVGAADVEAAEAVLAQPVPNSIDIPDQPGFEQPRCPRCTSTDIAWERQGRKAALVSLYLFALPAPRGSESWRCSSCGLQWVDEDELMRATQNDDFNSSSEES; this comes from the coding sequence ATGGCAGATATCTTCCATCACGGTCCCGAACCGACTTTTGCCGATCTCTATCGGCCCATGTCTGAGCTTGAACTGCAGGAACTCGCCGCCGATTGGCACTCACTCATTGACGAAGCACGTTCTGCTCTCATTGCCGAGTTTGCCAGTCGTGGCCTCGAATTCGTCGAACCATTACCTCTCGACGATTCCTCGCCGGAGTACCGTGATCTCGTAACACTTCGCCGCTATCGCGATCTTTCCGAAGCCATCGTTGCGCGTGCCGTGGTCGAATCGGCAGGAATCTTTTGCTTCCTGAAGGACGAGAACCTCGTTCGTCTCGATTGGCAGATGTCGAACCTTGTCGGCGGAATTCGATTGCAGGTTGGCGCTGCTGATGTTGAAGCAGCCGAAGCAGTCCTGGCGCAGCCCGTTCCTAACTCCATTGATATTCCAGATCAGCCCGGCTTTGAACAGCCTCGCTGTCCGCGCTGCACCTCAACCGATATTGCCTGGGAACGTCAGGGTCGCAAAGCTGCCCTCGTCTCCCTTTACCTGTTCGCTCTTCCGGCGCCGCGCGGTTCTGAGTCCTGGCGCTGCAGCAGTTGTGGTCTGCAGTGGGTCGATGAAGATGAATTGATGCGGGCCACGCAGAACGATGACTTCAATTCATCGTCTGAGGAAAGTTAA
- a CDS encoding MmcQ/YjbR family DNA-binding protein produces the protein MPDPVLVTAISKLLAPLPSITEEKTPTHATYFIGRKIFAFTRSGGGGGVAIKLPKERIAELIGRDDITILKMGPRTMKEWILLDHAKPGDYTGDLDLFKESIAFVAATKSNLRKRR, from the coding sequence ATGCCTGACCCCGTACTCGTTACAGCGATTTCGAAGCTCCTGGCACCGCTCCCCAGCATCACCGAGGAGAAGACCCCAACCCATGCGACCTACTTTATCGGCCGGAAGATCTTTGCTTTCACCAGAAGCGGAGGCGGTGGCGGAGTCGCGATCAAGCTACCGAAGGAGAGAATCGCCGAGCTGATCGGGCGCGACGACATCACCATACTCAAAATGGGCCCGCGGACCATGAAGGAATGGATTCTCCTTGACCACGCCAAGCCCGGCGACTATACGGGCGATCTCGACCTCTTCAAGGAGTCGATCGCCTTCGTTGCAGCCACAAAGAGCAATCTTCGAAAGCGCCGCTAA
- a CDS encoding transporter, translating to MLLRTMIQGSILLLCVGSVGAQVAVTGTAPPPSKDPIDIKVQEALRERDAIIRNLLERVQELEWRLNGDLATHPLNMVAAKPVSGSAVGAISSAVTSVKNSGYDTDERQASAALDQALILRGGLLVPPGTLEIENAASYFSASSDHVNINGFALLPILVVGDITSQRVREDILLSSFTTRLGLPHKFQFDFLVPYGYNLSRTVDANNVQTSTSTFGMGDIQFGLSRQLTTEHGRTPDMLANVRFKTTTGVNSFDLGSATTALGSGFYAVQGNLTAAKSNDPVVFFGNLSYTANLNGSHLIPANDPTNQNAMMVGHFQPGDAIGFQLGSILALNPETSMTIGWDQRFTRATTLNGASIPASYLVEGSLRLGASYLYAPGKTVDLTFGVGLTPDTPNLQFSVGFPFRVSLFGPKGRLPTH from the coding sequence ATGTTGCTGCGAACGATGATTCAAGGCTCCATTCTGCTGCTTTGCGTAGGTTCGGTCGGAGCACAAGTAGCAGTTACCGGCACAGCACCACCGCCGTCGAAAGATCCGATCGACATTAAGGTACAGGAGGCTCTTCGCGAGCGGGACGCGATCATCCGCAATTTGCTGGAGAGAGTGCAGGAGTTGGAGTGGAGGCTGAACGGCGACCTCGCGACTCATCCACTCAACATGGTCGCAGCCAAACCAGTCTCGGGATCTGCTGTGGGGGCGATATCCTCCGCGGTCACCTCTGTAAAGAACTCAGGCTACGACACCGACGAACGGCAAGCCAGCGCAGCATTGGATCAGGCCTTAATCCTGCGCGGCGGTCTGCTTGTGCCTCCGGGAACGTTGGAGATCGAGAATGCAGCCTCGTACTTCAGCGCATCCTCCGACCACGTCAACATCAACGGATTCGCATTGCTACCGATTCTGGTCGTCGGCGACATTACCTCGCAGCGTGTGCGCGAGGATATCCTGCTCTCTTCGTTCACCACGCGGCTCGGCCTGCCGCACAAATTCCAGTTTGATTTTCTGGTTCCATACGGCTACAACCTGAGCCGCACGGTCGACGCAAACAACGTCCAGACCTCGACGAGCACCTTTGGAATGGGCGACATTCAATTCGGACTCTCACGTCAGCTCACCACCGAGCACGGTCGAACCCCCGACATGCTCGCCAATGTGCGATTCAAGACAACCACTGGCGTAAACTCCTTCGACCTGGGCAGCGCCACAACGGCGCTCGGATCGGGCTTCTACGCCGTGCAGGGCAATCTGACGGCGGCTAAGTCGAACGATCCGGTGGTCTTCTTCGGAAATCTCTCTTACACAGCAAACCTGAACGGCAGCCACCTGATTCCGGCCAACGACCCGACAAACCAGAATGCAATGATGGTCGGCCACTTCCAACCGGGAGACGCGATCGGCTTTCAGCTCGGATCGATCCTGGCCCTGAATCCCGAAACCTCAATGACGATCGGATGGGATCAGCGCTTCACCCGAGCCACGACCCTCAACGGCGCATCCATACCTGCGTCGTACCTAGTGGAGGGCAGTCTGCGGCTGGGCGCAAGTTACCTCTACGCGCCAGGTAAGACCGTAGACCTGACCTTTGGAGTAGGGCTCACTCCGGACACTCCAAATCTCCAGTTCTCCGTGGGATTTCCTTTCCGGGTCTCGCTCTTCGGCCCAAAGGGACGGCTACCGACCCATTAG
- a CDS encoding carbonic anhydrase, with amino-acid sequence MDDVLNNLKAGIRRFRAEVYPAHAEMYEKAVSEPQHPSTLFVTCADSRIDLEMLTQAQPGELFVARNVGNLVPGYGEMLGGVSAVVEYAVSVLQVKHVVVCGHTDCGAMKALLKPESLNALPTVKSWLTNAQAALSVANSLGTANETPTERLKRLTEVNVLLQLQHLQTHPSVAGAMARGELTVSGWVYDIGTGEVRISENGERAFHPVTVEGDRVGSSR; translated from the coding sequence ATGGATGATGTGTTGAATAACTTGAAGGCGGGGATCCGGCGGTTTCGTGCAGAGGTCTATCCCGCGCATGCCGAGATGTATGAAAAGGCGGTCAGCGAACCGCAGCACCCGTCGACGTTGTTTGTAACCTGTGCCGACTCGAGGATCGACCTGGAAATGTTGACGCAGGCACAGCCGGGTGAGCTGTTTGTGGCGCGTAACGTCGGCAACCTCGTTCCCGGGTATGGCGAGATGCTCGGCGGCGTGAGCGCGGTGGTGGAGTATGCCGTAAGCGTGTTGCAGGTGAAGCACGTTGTCGTCTGCGGACACACGGACTGCGGAGCGATGAAGGCGTTGCTCAAGCCGGAGTCATTGAACGCGCTGCCGACCGTGAAGAGCTGGCTGACCAACGCTCAGGCAGCATTGAGCGTCGCAAACTCTCTGGGGACGGCGAACGAAACACCCACCGAGCGCTTGAAGCGGCTGACGGAAGTGAACGTTCTGCTGCAACTGCAGCACCTGCAGACGCATCCCTCCGTAGCGGGCGCGATGGCGCGCGGAGAGCTGACAGTCTCCGGCTGGGTCTACGATATCGGCACCGGCGAGGTGCGCATCTCGGAGAACGGCGAACGAGCATTCCATCCAGTGACGGTCGAAGGTGACAGAGTAGGCTCTTCGCGCTGA
- a CDS encoding alpha/beta hydrolase, producing MPNLPLFAALLAASFCLAAAQTPAAAPVSPIAKAKPDDPANVGRVQLNHYLDNIADQQLAARTSTVAAIKTRAEAKARQREVRAKILTLIGGLPEKTPLNARTLGTTQADGFRIEKILFDSQPNFPVTALLYLPDAKPGAPQQKLPAIVVAPGHGATGKASDYGFASTFARNGFAVLSYDPIGQGERLQYPDPANPGQSLATRPTGEHGEAGLQPTLLGDAVARYFAWDGIRAVDYLLSRPEIDPNRIGAFGCSGGGAMTALLGALDTRIKVIGTACYITSFDTLLPAIGPQDAEQSTPNFIASGLDFPDWVELVAPRPYAVISTASDMFPYAGARATVVEARRFYSLFDPASDGTPTGAPSPGVPTGPTLNPDTSNTIPPSAALQWITGIGGHGNLRPLQSQIVAFFLTHLAHSDAAPLLPPPPAPSSSPFALPTGISKEAFQVTPTGQVATSYPNAETVHTLNLKRYNALSKPKPLTIPQLQQAVREVTHATVMPGDAPPVNTEAPALASPPEGSVHVRHRFTLATASGIDIQAEFYRPSDGKHPALLILRDSLDPALESSRGDDIRKLRALADAGTAVLVIAPRPSPPGTEETKSPLLGPFYLTELHSELVGKTLVGLRIDDVISAVNFMSHGTTPDPNQISAQASGHLGLVLLHAAVLDPRLKHITIDHTLESYDSLLKAPMPKGAPEDILPGVVRRYDLPDLVRALGPRLTLNDLLPGTADLGATSNPSP from the coding sequence ATGCCTAATTTACCGCTCTTCGCCGCGCTACTCGCCGCAAGTTTCTGCCTCGCCGCCGCCCAGACACCGGCTGCTGCGCCCGTTTCGCCAATCGCCAAGGCGAAACCCGACGACCCAGCTAACGTGGGCCGCGTCCAGCTCAACCACTACCTCGACAACATCGCTGACCAGCAGCTTGCTGCCCGGACAAGTACCGTCGCTGCCATCAAGACTCGTGCCGAGGCCAAGGCCCGCCAACGCGAGGTACGCGCGAAGATTCTGACGCTCATCGGCGGTCTGCCCGAGAAGACTCCGCTCAACGCCCGTACGCTCGGCACTACGCAGGCTGACGGCTTCCGCATCGAAAAAATTCTCTTCGACTCGCAGCCGAACTTCCCGGTTACCGCGCTCCTCTATCTGCCCGACGCCAAACCCGGCGCGCCGCAACAGAAGCTCCCCGCTATCGTCGTTGCTCCAGGCCATGGTGCGACAGGCAAGGCCAGCGACTACGGCTTTGCATCTACCTTTGCGCGTAACGGCTTCGCAGTTCTCTCGTACGATCCCATTGGTCAGGGCGAGCGTCTCCAATACCCCGACCCCGCGAACCCAGGGCAGTCTCTTGCCACTCGTCCCACTGGTGAGCATGGCGAGGCTGGCCTCCAGCCCACGCTTCTGGGCGATGCCGTAGCGAGATATTTTGCTTGGGACGGCATCCGCGCCGTTGACTACCTCCTCTCCCGCCCCGAGATTGATCCGAACCGCATCGGAGCCTTCGGCTGCTCTGGCGGCGGAGCCATGACGGCTCTGCTCGGCGCACTAGACACGCGCATCAAGGTCATTGGCACTGCCTGCTATATCACCAGCTTCGACACGCTGCTACCCGCCATCGGTCCACAGGATGCCGAGCAATCCACCCCCAACTTCATCGCCAGCGGTCTGGATTTCCCCGACTGGGTCGAGCTCGTAGCACCTCGCCCCTATGCTGTCATCTCCACCGCATCGGACATGTTTCCTTATGCGGGTGCACGTGCGACCGTCGTCGAGGCGCGTCGTTTCTACTCGCTCTTCGACCCTGCCAGTGACGGAACTCCCACAGGCGCGCCTAGCCCTGGCGTTCCCACCGGCCCCACACTAAACCCCGACACATCCAACACCATTCCGCCCTCTGCCGCGCTTCAGTGGATTACCGGCATCGGAGGCCACGGTAATTTGCGCCCATTGCAGTCACAGATCGTCGCGTTCTTTCTCACTCATCTCGCCCATTCCGACGCAGCTCCTTTGCTACCACCTCCGCCTGCTCCGAGCAGCAGTCCCTTTGCTCTTCCGACCGGAATCTCCAAAGAAGCCTTTCAGGTCACACCTACTGGACAAGTCGCTACCTCTTATCCAAACGCTGAGACAGTCCATACGCTCAATCTCAAGCGGTACAACGCGCTTTCGAAACCTAAGCCGCTCACCATACCGCAACTTCAGCAAGCTGTACGCGAGGTCACGCATGCGACAGTGATGCCCGGAGATGCTCCGCCCGTAAACACCGAGGCTCCTGCTCTTGCCTCACCACCTGAAGGCTCCGTTCACGTCCGTCATCGCTTCACGCTCGCCACTGCATCCGGCATCGACATACAGGCCGAGTTCTATCGCCCCTCCGATGGCAAGCATCCCGCGCTCCTCATCCTCCGCGACAGCCTCGATCCGGCCCTCGAATCCTCTCGCGGAGATGACATCCGCAAGCTTCGCGCTCTTGCCGATGCAGGAACCGCCGTTCTTGTCATTGCTCCGCGTCCCTCACCTCCAGGCACAGAAGAGACCAAGTCACCCCTGCTCGGTCCCTTCTATCTCACTGAACTCCACTCAGAACTGGTTGGAAAAACTCTCGTCGGTCTGCGCATCGATGACGTCATCAGTGCCGTCAACTTTATGTCGCATGGAACGACGCCCGATCCTAATCAGATATCCGCACAGGCCAGCGGCCATCTCGGCCTCGTTCTTCTCCACGCCGCAGTCCTCGATCCGCGCCTCAAACACATCACGATCGACCACACACTTGAGAGCTACGACAGCCTCCTCAAAGCTCCCATGCCCAAAGGCGCTCCGGAAGACATTCTCCCCGGCGTCGTGCGGCGCTACGACCTGCCCGATCTTGTCCGCGCCCTCGGTCCCCGCCTCACCCTCAACGACCTGCTTCCCGGAACAGCAGACCTCGGCGCAACCAGCAACCCGTCGCCGTAG
- a CDS encoding C39 family peptidase encodes MKTIHSLKEIRGEGVVRQRWDISCGAAALSTVLTYDFKDDTPESAIVVWILHRVDPIKVRTRGGFSLLDLKRFAQARGYSAEAFSGMSIEELALQKTSVITPIRLKGFDHFVVVKGIEGGRVVMADPGFGNVTMKVDRFKGLWKNGIAFVVHPPDELMIGDKKPLVAARTSPDETIITRGIGVAIPANPLY; translated from the coding sequence ATGAAGACCATTCATAGTCTGAAAGAGATCCGAGGGGAAGGTGTGGTGCGGCAGCGCTGGGACATCAGTTGTGGCGCTGCCGCACTCAGCACCGTGCTGACCTACGACTTCAAGGATGACACACCTGAATCCGCCATCGTGGTATGGATTCTTCACCGCGTCGACCCGATAAAGGTACGAACTCGTGGCGGATTTTCTCTGCTCGATCTAAAGCGGTTCGCGCAGGCGCGCGGCTACAGCGCAGAGGCCTTCAGCGGCATGTCAATTGAGGAACTCGCGCTGCAGAAGACCTCCGTCATAACGCCGATTCGACTCAAGGGCTTCGACCACTTCGTCGTGGTCAAAGGCATCGAGGGCGGCCGCGTCGTTATGGCCGACCCCGGCTTCGGCAATGTCACGATGAAGGTCGACCGGTTCAAGGGGCTCTGGAAAAACGGCATCGCCTTTGTCGTTCATCCACCGGATGAGTTGATGATCGGCGACAAGAAACCATTGGTTGCAGCCCGAACCTCGCCCGACGAAACAATTATCACGCGCGGCATCGGGGTCGCGATTCCGGCTAATCCGCTGTACTGA
- a CDS encoding ABC transporter ATP-binding protein: MQPIILAQDLGKTYRSGKLEVPALRKVSFEVDPGEFVAIVGPSGSGKSTLFYILGGLTQATSGSVLIGGTDFARLTDAERTKMRRAKIGFVFQRFNLLPTLSAMGNIEIAHDIANLGAEEKKPIDQPLLEHLTEMLGIKGRLEHRPNELSGGEQQRVAIARALISRPAIVLADEPTGNLDTKNSDAVLHMLRTSSRELNQTVLMITHNPEAAQIADRILHMRDGEITHIENGKG, translated from the coding sequence ATGCAACCAATCATTCTCGCGCAGGACCTCGGCAAGACCTACCGCTCCGGCAAACTCGAAGTTCCTGCTCTCCGCAAAGTTAGCTTTGAAGTTGACCCCGGAGAGTTCGTCGCCATTGTTGGCCCCTCGGGGTCGGGTAAATCGACTCTCTTCTATATCCTTGGCGGCCTCACGCAAGCGACCAGCGGCTCTGTGCTGATCGGTGGCACTGACTTCGCCCGGCTTACTGATGCCGAGCGCACCAAGATGCGTCGCGCCAAGATCGGCTTCGTCTTTCAGCGCTTCAACCTGCTGCCGACGCTGTCAGCCATGGGCAACATCGAGATCGCGCACGACATCGCCAACCTTGGCGCAGAAGAGAAGAAGCCGATCGACCAACCGTTGCTTGAGCACCTTACGGAGATGCTGGGCATCAAGGGACGTCTGGAGCACCGGCCGAATGAGCTTTCGGGTGGTGAACAGCAGCGCGTGGCTATCGCACGTGCGCTGATTAGCCGTCCTGCCATCGTGCTGGCGGACGAGCCCACCGGCAACCTCGACACCAAGAACTCTGACGCCGTGCTGCACATGCTGCGCACCTCCAGCCGAGAGCTGAACCAGACAGTCTTGATGATTACGCACAACCCCGAGGCTGCTCAGATCGCCGACCGCATCCTGCACATGCGCGACGGCGAGATCACCCACATTGAGAACGGCAAGGGGTAG
- a CDS encoding carbohydrate-binding protein: protein MKILHAVSLLLLTPVLVGQMPKGYKGKPFQDAFHMSGPQVIPGRLEAVLYDLGGEGVAYHDTDKINHGSGELNYTKGHCEGGVSAYICHFRENEGVDISYVKKLADLNHPSLVFPEWQQLYLGWEETGEWVNYTVDVKKAGRYKIVAMYSHTANTIQFSLNNQPAADCKLPVDPWTQFPDRHDPDWMMYHSWNRAECGEIEFPKAGRQLLTLHYKTGNNLAYFDFIPVELK from the coding sequence ATGAAGATTCTGCACGCTGTCTCTCTACTCCTTCTCACCCCTGTTTTGGTGGGGCAGATGCCCAAGGGCTACAAGGGAAAGCCCTTTCAGGACGCTTTTCATATGTCTGGCCCTCAGGTCATTCCCGGTCGGCTTGAGGCGGTCCTTTACGATCTTGGTGGCGAAGGCGTCGCCTACCATGACACCGACAAGATCAACCATGGCAGCGGCGAGTTGAACTATACCAAGGGCCACTGTGAAGGGGGCGTTTCTGCCTATATCTGCCACTTCCGCGAGAATGAAGGCGTCGATATTTCCTATGTGAAGAAGCTGGCGGACCTCAATCATCCCAGCCTTGTATTTCCTGAGTGGCAGCAGCTTTATCTGGGATGGGAAGAGACTGGCGAATGGGTGAACTACACCGTCGACGTCAAAAAGGCCGGTCGGTACAAGATCGTTGCGATGTATTCGCACACGGCCAATACCATCCAGTTTTCGCTCAACAATCAACCCGCAGCCGACTGCAAACTTCCGGTCGATCCCTGGACGCAGTTTCCCGACCGTCACGATCCGGATTGGATGATGTACCACTCGTGGAACCGCGCCGAATGCGGCGAAATCGAATTTCCCAAGGCAGGGCGTCAGCTTCTTACGCTGCACTACAAGACTGGAAACAACCTTGCTTACTTCGACTTCATTCCGGTCGAGCTGAAGTAG
- a CDS encoding Dabb family protein — protein MVIHTFAFRWKPGVTNDQKQHVIQEIRALQGQIPGLVETLVGTNISPRSQGYELGGVMKFADRTTFDAYNGHPVHQKLLTWLMPLIDPLEVDFEL, from the coding sequence ATGGTCATCCATACATTTGCCTTCCGGTGGAAGCCGGGCGTCACCAACGATCAGAAGCAGCATGTCATTCAGGAGATACGCGCCCTGCAGGGGCAGATCCCCGGCCTCGTCGAAACCCTTGTCGGAACGAATATCTCGCCGCGTTCGCAGGGATACGAGCTCGGGGGCGTCATGAAATTCGCTGACCGGACGACCTTCGACGCTTACAACGGCCATCCCGTCCACCAGAAGCTGCTTACCTGGCTGATGCCTCTTATCGATCCACTCGAGGTCGACTTCGAACTCTGA
- a CDS encoding holo-ACP synthase, which produces MVLGLGTDLIEIARIKETIERHGDRFLHKVFTEGEIAYCVSKKISSAESFAARFAAKEAGAKALGTGISRGVSWKELEVRREPGERPTLHLSGRAAERAAQMGVRILSLSLTHSRDVAMAVVVAED; this is translated from the coding sequence ATGGTGCTAGGGCTCGGGACGGACCTGATCGAAATTGCGCGCATCAAGGAGACCATCGAGCGCCACGGCGACCGGTTTCTGCACAAGGTGTTCACCGAAGGCGAGATCGCCTACTGCGTCAGCAAAAAAATCAGTTCAGCCGAGAGCTTCGCCGCCCGCTTTGCCGCCAAGGAGGCCGGAGCCAAGGCGCTGGGCACGGGGATCAGCCGCGGGGTCAGCTGGAAGGAACTCGAAGTACGCCGCGAGCCAGGCGAGCGGCCAACGCTGCATCTGAGCGGGCGGGCAGCCGAACGAGCCGCTCAAATGGGTGTCCGGATTCTGAGCCTGAGCCTGACACACAGCCGGGACGTGGCTATGGCCGTCGTGGTGGCTGAGGACTGA
- a CDS encoding thioredoxin family protein, with protein MSRTQSTMVELGSVAPAFELVDVVTGKAVGRDDVAEDGQGLLVMFICVHCPYVKHVEEELARIGRDYEGKIGITAISSNDIVEYPQDAPEEMKKQAERLDFRFPYLFDETQEIARAYEAACTPDLFLFDSEMKLVYRGQLDDSRPRRGDYGNDIPVTGKDLRAAMDAVIAGKRPDPNQRFAVGCNIKWKE; from the coding sequence ATGTCGAGAACGCAATCGACGATGGTGGAGTTGGGAAGCGTGGCTCCTGCATTTGAGCTGGTGGATGTGGTCACGGGCAAGGCAGTAGGGCGCGATGACGTCGCCGAAGACGGCCAGGGGCTGCTGGTCATGTTCATCTGCGTGCACTGCCCGTATGTGAAGCACGTCGAAGAGGAGCTGGCGCGAATCGGTCGTGACTATGAAGGAAAGATTGGGATTACAGCCATCTCCTCGAACGACATCGTGGAATATCCGCAGGACGCTCCTGAGGAAATGAAGAAGCAGGCCGAGCGTCTCGACTTCCGCTTCCCTTACCTGTTCGATGAGACGCAGGAGATCGCACGTGCCTATGAGGCAGCCTGCACACCGGACCTCTTCCTGTTCGACAGCGAAATGAAGCTCGTCTATCGCGGCCAACTGGACGACAGCCGCCCGCGGCGTGGCGACTATGGCAACGATATTCCTGTGACTGGCAAAGACCTGCGCGCGGCAATGGACGCCGTGATCGCGGGCAAGCGGCCTGACCCGAATCAACGGTTCGCCGTTGGGTGCAACATCAAGTGGAAAGAATAG
- a CDS encoding HNH endonuclease signature motif containing protein, with the protein MKTITSRRSLWDADHILPVAEGGGQCDLDNIRTLCLLCHREATAQLRLRLRASSHAVLV; encoded by the coding sequence ATGAAGACCATCACCAGCCGCCGCAGCCTCTGGGACGCGGACCACATCCTGCCCGTAGCCGAGGGCGGCGGCCAGTGCGATCTGGACAACATCCGTACGCTCTGTCTCCTCTGCCACCGCGAAGCCACGGCCCAATTACGCCTCCGCTTACGGGCCAGCTCACACGCCGTATTGGTCTGA